The Paraburkholderia sabiae genome includes a region encoding these proteins:
- a CDS encoding MFS transporter, with protein MPRLLPKATTMVLATLCLMYFITYVDRVNISTAAGQFKSELGLTNTQLGLIFSAFAYPYVIFQFIGGWVSDRFGARRTLIACAAVWAVATALTGFAGGFFSLIAARLLLGLGEGATFPASTSAMAAWVTKDKRGMAQGITHSCARLGNAIAPMLVLALMTAFNWRFSFYLLGALSAGWLVLWYFTYTEKPADHARITQAELAVLPPPKVRPADEPGTWMRLYKRMAPVSAVYFCYNWILWLMLDWMPLYFMHSFHLNIKKAVVFTSGVFIAGVVGDLAGGLVSDKLMRKSGNVRLARSYLVACCMALTGLSLIPVVLLHDPMYSLIFLAAAMFFNEMNIGPMWAIPMDIAYDRSGTASGIMSGNGFIAAIVSPVVAGFVVDRLGNWNVTFMLSIGVMICGIVLSFAMKPEVPFLNSRRAGHARADRDALDASLPLADKR; from the coding sequence CTGCCCAGATTGCTGCCTAAAGCCACGACGATGGTGCTCGCGACGCTGTGCCTGATGTACTTCATCACGTACGTCGATCGTGTCAACATCAGCACGGCGGCCGGTCAGTTCAAGAGCGAACTCGGACTCACGAATACGCAGCTTGGCCTGATCTTTTCGGCATTCGCGTATCCGTATGTGATCTTTCAGTTCATCGGCGGCTGGGTCAGCGACCGCTTCGGCGCGCGCCGCACGCTGATCGCGTGCGCGGCCGTCTGGGCCGTCGCGACGGCGCTCACGGGCTTCGCGGGCGGCTTCTTCTCGCTGATCGCCGCGCGGCTGCTGCTCGGACTCGGCGAAGGCGCGACCTTCCCTGCTTCGACAAGCGCGATGGCCGCGTGGGTGACGAAAGACAAGCGCGGCATGGCGCAAGGCATCACGCATTCGTGCGCGCGTCTCGGCAATGCGATTGCGCCGATGCTCGTGCTCGCGTTGATGACGGCGTTCAACTGGCGCTTCTCGTTCTATCTGCTCGGCGCGCTGAGCGCCGGATGGCTCGTGCTGTGGTACTTCACGTACACCGAAAAGCCCGCCGATCACGCGCGCATCACGCAAGCGGAACTCGCCGTATTGCCCCCGCCGAAAGTGCGTCCCGCCGATGAACCCGGCACATGGATGCGCCTCTACAAGCGCATGGCGCCCGTATCGGCCGTCTACTTCTGCTACAACTGGATTCTCTGGCTGATGCTCGACTGGATGCCGCTGTACTTCATGCACAGCTTCCATCTGAACATCAAGAAGGCTGTCGTGTTCACATCGGGCGTGTTCATCGCGGGCGTGGTGGGCGATCTGGCAGGCGGCCTCGTCAGCGACAAACTGATGCGCAAGTCGGGCAATGTCAGGCTCGCGCGCAGCTATCTGGTTGCGTGCTGCATGGCGCTGACGGGTCTTTCGCTGATTCCCGTCGTACTGCTGCACGACCCCATGTACTCGCTGATCTTTCTCGCCGCCGCGATGTTCTTCAACGAAATGAACATCGGTCCGATGTGGGCAATTCCGATGGACATCGCCTACGATCGCTCGGGCACCGCCAGCGGCATCATGAGCGGCAACGGGTTTATCGCGGCCATCGTGAGTCCTGTTGTGGCAGGTTTCGTGGTCGATCGGCTCGGCAACTGGAACGTGACGTTCATGCTGTCGATTGGTGTGATGATCTGCGGAATCGTGTTGAGCTTCGCGATGAAGCCCGAAGTGCCGTTCCTCAACAGCCGGCGCGCCGGTCACGCGCGCGCGGATCGCGATGCGCTCGATGCGTCGCTGCCTTTAGCCGACAAGCGTTAG
- a CDS encoding molybdopterin-dependent oxidoreductase has translation MTIRKRTPQPGSFLATHGDSIIQDAQRELKSPARRLFGQRLLTLGGIALLSGCDLTNDKSVNTALRRISFFNDDVQALLFDPNKLAPTYPESMITRPFPFNAFYDIDDVPEVDAASYRLQLSGLAHGKRTWTLDELRALPQENQITRHICIEGWSAIGHWGGVRFSDFLRRAGADTSAKYVSLRCADNYWTSIDMPTALHAQTLLTLTYDGDVLPPKYGFPMKLRMPTKLGYKNPKHIVSIEITNQYPGGYWENQGYNWFGGS, from the coding sequence ATGACGATCCGCAAGCGCACGCCGCAGCCCGGCTCATTTCTCGCCACGCATGGCGACTCGATCATTCAGGACGCGCAGCGCGAACTCAAGTCGCCCGCGCGGCGTCTGTTCGGTCAACGTTTGCTGACGCTTGGCGGGATTGCATTGCTGTCGGGCTGCGATCTCACCAACGACAAATCCGTGAACACGGCATTGCGCCGCATTTCGTTTTTCAACGACGACGTGCAGGCGCTGCTATTCGATCCGAACAAACTCGCGCCGACGTATCCCGAGTCGATGATCACGCGGCCTTTTCCATTCAACGCGTTCTATGACATCGACGATGTGCCCGAAGTCGACGCCGCTTCTTATCGTTTGCAACTGAGCGGCCTCGCGCATGGCAAGCGCACATGGACGCTGGACGAATTGCGCGCGTTGCCGCAGGAAAACCAGATTACGCGGCATATCTGCATCGAAGGCTGGAGCGCAATCGGTCATTGGGGCGGCGTTCGCTTCTCTGATTTCCTGCGGCGTGCAGGTGCGGATACGAGCGCGAAATATGTATCGCTGCGTTGCGCGGACAACTACTGGACCAGCATCGACATGCCGACTGCGCTGCACGCGCAGACATTGCTGACGCTCACGTATGACGGCGACGTGCTGCCACCCAAATACGGCTTTCCGATGAAGCTGCGCATGCCGACCAAGCTCGGCTACAAGAATCCGAAGCACATCGTTTCCATCGAAATCACGAACCAGTACCCGGGCGGCTATTGGGAGAACCAGGGCTACAACTGGTTCGGCGGTTCGTGA
- a CDS encoding DsbA family oxidoreductase gives MTQPLRIDFVSDIACPWCAIGLSSLRLALSRLGDAVDAQIVMHPFELNPQMGPEGEKIVDYLGKKYGRTPAQIEETQAMIRERGASVGFTFGPRNYVYNTFDAHRLLHWAGIEGKQLPLKIALLQAYHGDGKDPSNHDVLVDAAQSVGLDAVKARAVLDSTDYADDVRAQEQEYQSMGIQSVPSIVFNQRYLVTGGQPAEAFEQAIRQILDEDKASA, from the coding sequence ATGACCCAGCCGCTCAGAATCGATTTTGTCTCCGATATTGCTTGCCCTTGGTGCGCGATCGGTCTTTCGTCGCTACGTCTTGCACTGTCGCGTCTCGGCGATGCAGTCGATGCGCAGATCGTCATGCATCCGTTCGAACTGAATCCGCAGATGGGGCCGGAAGGCGAGAAGATCGTCGATTATCTCGGCAAGAAATATGGCCGCACGCCGGCGCAGATCGAAGAGACGCAAGCGATGATTCGCGAGCGCGGTGCGAGCGTCGGCTTTACGTTCGGTCCGCGCAACTACGTGTACAACACGTTCGATGCGCACAGGCTGCTGCATTGGGCAGGTATCGAAGGCAAGCAGCTGCCGTTGAAGATCGCGTTGCTGCAGGCGTATCACGGCGACGGCAAGGACCCGAGCAATCACGACGTGCTCGTCGACGCTGCGCAATCGGTGGGCCTCGACGCCGTTAAAGCGCGCGCCGTGTTGGACAGCACGGACTATGCCGATGATGTTCGCGCACAAGAGCAGGAGTACCAGTCAATGGGCATCCAGTCGGTGCCGTCGATCGTCTTCAATCAGCGCTATCTGGTGACGGGCGGCCAACCCGCCGAAGCATTCGAGCAAGCCATCCGGCAGATTCTCGATGAGGACAAAGCGAGCGCATAA
- a CDS encoding enoyl-CoA hydratase, with protein MSEHVTLKKVDAGTAEILIDRPERHNAMTIPMYEALLALIDECQRDANVRCILLRGAGGKSFVSGTDIGYFSDFRNGRQGVEYEALVERVIDAVERIAVPTVAVIDGWAVGGGLAIATACDFRVCSDASKFGAPIAKTLSNTLSSRNLARLHAAFGVPRVKKMLLLADFLSADEALACDYVYEICAKDALHDAALKLAQRLGSLSQVTQHAVKESLRRLVVEQRLDDEDLIESVYGSSAFHEGVAAFTSGSASGSAKR; from the coding sequence ATGAGCGAACACGTCACATTGAAGAAGGTCGACGCGGGCACGGCGGAGATTCTGATCGACCGTCCCGAGCGTCACAACGCGATGACGATACCGATGTACGAAGCGCTGCTCGCGCTGATCGACGAATGTCAGCGCGATGCGAACGTGCGCTGCATTCTGCTGCGCGGCGCGGGCGGCAAGTCGTTCGTGTCGGGCACCGACATCGGCTATTTCAGCGACTTCCGCAACGGACGCCAGGGCGTCGAGTATGAGGCGCTGGTCGAACGCGTGATCGATGCTGTCGAGCGTATTGCCGTGCCGACTGTCGCCGTAATCGACGGCTGGGCTGTCGGCGGCGGGCTCGCGATTGCGACCGCATGCGACTTCCGTGTTTGCAGCGATGCATCGAAATTCGGCGCGCCGATTGCGAAGACGCTGTCGAACACGCTGTCGTCGCGCAATCTCGCGCGGCTTCATGCGGCGTTCGGCGTACCGCGCGTAAAGAAGATGCTGCTGCTCGCGGATTTCCTCTCCGCCGATGAAGCGCTGGCGTGCGACTACGTCTACGAGATCTGCGCGAAAGATGCACTGCACGATGCGGCTCTCAAGCTCGCGCAACGGCTCGGTTCACTGTCGCAAGTCACGCAGCACGCGGTAAAGGAAAGCCTGCGTCGGCTCGTGGTCGAACAGCGTCTCGACGACGAAGATCTGATCGAGTCCGTCTACGGCAGCAGCGCATTCCACGAGGGGGTGGCCGCATTCACGTCGGGTTCGGCGTCCGGCTCAGCAAAGCGCTAA
- a CDS encoding LysR family transcriptional regulator has protein sequence MRLDTTTVRLVLAIVDEGSISRAADKLGLAVAAASRRVSDLEEQLGAKLFRRVPHGVEVTESGDKLLRYIRQIDTLVDRLAGDAQALVQGLEGRIIIGAPKAVVIEFLARDIAGIQRQYPGISLKIVEENSKIIQQMLRDKVIDIGIYEKKSGFLDLAQLPYRQDRLVLVYSPAHFSFAGAPVSIDDLLDMPLVSLGKGSAILSAVQRAYRSRGRQFTNDFSVNGFDTMLAFVRHGLGVGLMPPDVLSSFGPDDRLACAELQGDWHERSYVLSCAEGHAQAQTLQNVVTALTNAPQ, from the coding sequence GTGAGACTCGATACGACCACTGTCCGGCTGGTGCTCGCCATCGTCGATGAAGGCAGTATTTCCCGCGCCGCCGACAAGCTCGGGCTCGCCGTGGCCGCCGCCTCGCGCCGCGTGTCGGACCTCGAGGAGCAACTCGGCGCGAAGCTGTTCCGGCGCGTGCCGCATGGCGTCGAAGTCACCGAATCGGGCGACAAGCTGCTGCGCTATATCCGCCAGATCGACACGCTCGTCGACCGGCTGGCAGGCGACGCGCAGGCGCTCGTTCAGGGACTCGAAGGCCGCATCATCATCGGCGCGCCGAAGGCTGTCGTGATCGAGTTTCTCGCGCGCGATATCGCGGGCATCCAGCGGCAGTATCCGGGCATTTCGCTGAAGATCGTCGAAGAGAACAGCAAGATCATCCAGCAGATGCTGCGCGACAAGGTGATCGATATCGGCATCTACGAGAAAAAGAGCGGCTTTCTCGACCTCGCGCAGTTGCCGTATCGGCAGGACCGTCTCGTGCTGGTCTACAGCCCGGCGCACTTCAGTTTTGCCGGCGCGCCCGTCTCGATCGACGATCTGCTCGACATGCCGCTAGTCAGTCTCGGCAAGGGCTCGGCGATCCTCTCTGCCGTGCAGCGCGCGTATCGCAGCCGCGGCCGGCAGTTCACCAACGACTTCTCCGTCAACGGCTTCGACACGATGCTCGCCTTCGTGCGGCATGGGCTCGGCGTCGGTCTGATGCCGCCCGACGTGCTGAGCAGCTTCGGCCCCGATGACAGACTCGCCTGCGCCGAACTGCAAGGCGACTGGCACGAGCGCAGCTATGTGCTGTCGTGCGCCGAAGGGCATGCGCAGGCGCAGACACTGCAAAACGTCGTGACGGCGCTGACGAACGCGCCGCAGTGA
- a CDS encoding acyltransferase family protein, with protein MAITLNVPASSGSGKSLKIDAIRFLAAFWVLMYHFKPPLFKQLLPHQLSFLGGALWSGATALFAGPAAVIVFFVISGYCIHAAYHKDVALKPVNYYASRFIRIGLPLVVLLCVVQPLPTGQNYLESVLWSLYCEMIYYAVYPLLRPRFRYIGEMIVGCALLAVAMVACVRLFGHPVCHGCVYETYRVPGTALLYAAGWISGCLIAETQRNTAQFQIRGAYSPLTVALKRALNASTRVLAKHLIVLRVVVVAAGAAVMILLSDSSLKPAMLPLITPDITLPVFQILAVVWIATETATPSRSRVWSTLAACGAWSYSLYLCHKTALALLEVTSFDESWRFAWFVEVALAFAISYAFYRVIEKPSHVISQRLRKYAPDVPGAPAA; from the coding sequence ATGGCGATCACTCTGAATGTGCCGGCGTCGTCCGGTTCGGGCAAGTCTCTGAAGATAGACGCCATCCGTTTTCTTGCGGCGTTCTGGGTGTTGATGTACCACTTCAAGCCGCCCCTTTTCAAACAACTCCTGCCGCATCAGCTTTCGTTCTTGGGCGGCGCGCTATGGTCCGGCGCGACGGCGCTATTCGCGGGGCCCGCAGCCGTGATCGTGTTCTTCGTCATTTCCGGCTATTGCATTCACGCCGCATATCACAAGGACGTCGCGCTAAAGCCGGTCAACTACTACGCATCCAGATTTATCCGTATTGGATTGCCGCTGGTTGTGCTGCTATGCGTCGTTCAGCCTTTGCCGACGGGCCAGAATTATCTGGAATCGGTATTGTGGTCGCTTTACTGCGAAATGATCTATTACGCGGTTTATCCGCTTTTGCGGCCGCGCTTTCGGTATATCGGCGAAATGATCGTCGGCTGTGCGTTGCTGGCGGTGGCGATGGTCGCATGTGTGCGGCTCTTCGGACATCCCGTTTGTCATGGCTGCGTTTACGAAACCTATCGTGTTCCGGGCACGGCGTTGCTGTACGCGGCGGGATGGATCTCCGGCTGCCTGATCGCGGAGACGCAGCGTAATACCGCGCAATTCCAGATTCGTGGCGCATACTCGCCGCTCACCGTAGCGCTCAAGCGTGCGCTGAATGCGAGTACGCGGGTGCTCGCGAAACATCTGATCGTGTTGAGAGTGGTCGTCGTTGCTGCGGGCGCTGCCGTGATGATTCTGCTATCCGATTCCAGTCTCAAGCCGGCCATGCTGCCGCTGATCACGCCCGATATCACGTTGCCCGTCTTCCAGATCCTCGCCGTGGTGTGGATCGCGACGGAAACGGCGACGCCTTCCCGATCCCGCGTGTGGTCGACGCTCGCTGCGTGCGGCGCATGGTCGTATAGCCTCTATCTGTGTCACAAGACGGCGCTCGCGCTGCTCGAAGTCACATCGTTCGATGAAAGCTGGCGCTTTGCGTGGTTCGTCGAAGTCGCATTGGCATTCGCGATCAGCTATGCGTTTTATCGCGTGATCGAAAAGCCGTCGCATGTGATCTCGCAGCGGCTGCGCAAGTACGCGCCCGATGTGCCGGGCGCGCCCGCCGCGTGA
- a CDS encoding SMP-30/gluconolactonase/LRE family protein — protein sequence MLNIRMRLRALLFGAIVTMIASVCHAQYTTDWLANTYGTLAAHVGNAARSMWVSPEGVVYTASLWDENEGGVAIYQNGRSIGSIGIHSEFQGGAITGNATSIFAAMQAGTQYGTGGVGRYNRATGARDLVINVSTWTTMSRADPIAGLATAGSLLYASDFFGNRVRVFTTDGAWQQDIAVANPGALALDNAGNVWVARKSAGVIVEYGPAGALLNMIQMSATSRPSALYFDASSGLLMVGDEGPDMNIKLYSVTGAPQLVGTFGVEGGYLDTTTGIKGQVGDKRFTRVEGIGKDAAGNLYVLNNPWGGGWDLGRNGGTDIHAYSNAGTLLWKLQSLNFEAVAAPDPVTNGALFYSGTNIYSGTAGGTFVANTVDPFSYPDDPRLNVNDTQRNEHFGQLVSVGGNRILVASGQNPAIFYFFHFEPSKGYIAVPDGSIPGTAFNTTRPITGGFSIDSKGDVWAGLDRTNHIYHYPLTGFDGYGKPMWGPGIALPIPMSIRPLTRIVYLAESDTMILAQGIAGSADWTAMNTRIEVYHGWSAGNMTRPDPVITLTSANPKSMTAAGNYLFVGYVHTVPNIDAFNLTTGRLDTTFTNSNPGNVDVGNDVDSMYGLRAFLRSTGEYVVTKDNYNGSSVIVYRWTP from the coding sequence ATGCTCAACATACGAATGCGACTGCGCGCACTGCTGTTCGGCGCAATCGTCACCATGATCGCTTCCGTCTGTCATGCGCAATACACGACCGACTGGCTCGCGAATACCTACGGCACACTTGCCGCGCATGTCGGCAATGCCGCGCGCTCGATGTGGGTCTCGCCAGAAGGCGTCGTTTATACGGCGTCGCTCTGGGACGAAAACGAAGGCGGCGTCGCGATCTATCAGAACGGTCGAAGCATCGGCTCGATCGGCATTCATAGCGAGTTCCAGGGCGGCGCGATCACGGGCAATGCAACGTCGATCTTCGCGGCGATGCAGGCGGGCACGCAATACGGCACGGGCGGCGTCGGCCGCTACAACCGTGCAACGGGTGCGCGCGATCTCGTCATCAACGTCAGCACGTGGACGACGATGAGCCGCGCCGATCCGATTGCAGGTCTCGCGACGGCAGGCTCGCTGCTCTATGCCAGCGACTTCTTCGGCAATCGCGTGCGCGTGTTCACGACGGACGGCGCATGGCAGCAGGACATCGCCGTCGCGAACCCCGGCGCGCTTGCGCTGGATAACGCGGGCAATGTGTGGGTCGCGCGCAAGAGCGCGGGCGTGATCGTCGAATACGGTCCTGCGGGCGCGTTGCTGAACATGATCCAGATGTCCGCTACGTCGCGCCCTTCCGCGTTGTATTTCGATGCATCGAGCGGATTGCTGATGGTCGGCGATGAAGGGCCCGATATGAACATCAAGCTCTATAGCGTGACAGGCGCGCCGCAACTGGTCGGCACGTTTGGTGTTGAGGGCGGCTATCTCGACACGACGACGGGCATCAAAGGCCAGGTGGGCGACAAGCGCTTTACACGCGTCGAGGGTATTGGCAAGGACGCGGCGGGCAATCTGTACGTGCTCAACAATCCGTGGGGCGGCGGCTGGGATCTCGGCCGCAACGGTGGCACCGACATTCACGCATACAGCAACGCCGGAACCCTGCTATGGAAGCTGCAATCGCTAAACTTCGAAGCCGTCGCAGCACCCGACCCCGTCACGAATGGCGCATTGTTCTATAGCGGCACGAACATCTATTCGGGCACTGCGGGCGGCACCTTCGTCGCGAACACTGTCGATCCCTTTTCGTATCCCGACGATCCGCGCCTGAACGTCAACGACACGCAGCGCAACGAACACTTCGGCCAGCTGGTCAGCGTCGGCGGAAACCGGATTCTCGTCGCGTCGGGACAGAACCCTGCGATCTTTTATTTCTTCCACTTCGAACCGTCGAAAGGCTATATCGCCGTGCCGGATGGATCGATTCCCGGTACGGCATTCAATACGACGCGCCCGATCACAGGCGGCTTCAGTATCGACAGCAAGGGCGATGTGTGGGCCGGACTCGATCGCACGAATCATATCTATCACTATCCATTAACGGGCTTCGACGGATACGGCAAGCCGATGTGGGGACCGGGCATCGCGTTGCCGATCCCGATGAGCATCAGGCCATTGACGCGCATCGTCTATCTCGCCGAAAGCGACACGATGATCCTTGCGCAAGGCATCGCGGGCAGTGCGGACTGGACGGCGATGAACACGCGGATCGAGGTGTATCACGGCTGGAGCGCGGGCAACATGACGCGGCCTGATCCTGTCATCACACTCACCAGCGCGAATCCGAAGTCGATGACGGCGGCGGGCAATTATCTGTTCGTCGGTTACGTGCATACGGTGCCGAACATCGACGCGTTCAATCTCACTACAGGTCGACTCGACACCACATTCACCAATTCGAATCCCGGCAACGTGGACGTCGGCAATGACGTCGACTCGATGTATGGACTCAGAGCGTTCCTGCGATCGACGGGCGAATACGTCGTCACCAAAGACAACTACAACGGATCGAGCGTGATCGTGTATCGCTGGACGCCGTGA
- a CDS encoding CaiB/BaiF CoA transferase family protein, with protein sequence MSQADETAENTGNTQSRPLPLQGIRVLDVSQVMAGPFACMLLADLGADVIKVEPLEGDQTRGAMGFKMKGPDSMGFLNMNRNKRSVSLDLKTDEGREFFYKLAKTADVIVENYRPGVVQRLRIDYETIRKINPKIVYASISGFGQSGPWASRPGFDLMAQAMSGVMSVTGYKGGKPVKAGVPVADIGCALFAVYGLLSAYIGAQTTGQGQHIDASLFDSAMAFSIWDMSDYWGTGVPPTPLGTSNKMSAPYQAVKARDGYFVMGATNQKLWTKLCELIERPDLLKHADYETVSLRLKNREALIETLEQSFAKRDCEDWIDTMLAAGIPAGPILSYPEAFGSEHAQQRGMCMEIDHPIEGKVKNIGFPVKLLGTPQQVRRHPPLLGEHNDELLAEINGTKP encoded by the coding sequence ATGTCGCAAGCCGACGAAACCGCAGAAAACACAGGCAACACCCAGTCGCGCCCCTTGCCGCTGCAAGGCATTCGCGTCCTCGATGTCAGCCAGGTGATGGCCGGACCGTTCGCCTGCATGCTGCTCGCCGATCTCGGCGCCGACGTGATCAAGGTCGAGCCGCTCGAAGGCGACCAGACGCGCGGCGCGATGGGCTTCAAGATGAAGGGGCCGGACAGCATGGGCTTCCTGAACATGAACCGCAACAAGCGTTCCGTTTCGCTCGATCTGAAGACCGACGAAGGCCGCGAGTTCTTCTACAAGCTCGCGAAAACGGCCGACGTGATCGTCGAAAACTACCGGCCCGGTGTTGTGCAACGTTTGCGCATCGACTACGAGACCATCCGCAAGATCAATCCGAAGATCGTGTACGCGAGCATTTCCGGCTTCGGACAGAGCGGGCCGTGGGCGTCGCGTCCCGGCTTCGACCTGATGGCGCAAGCGATGTCGGGCGTGATGAGTGTGACGGGCTACAAAGGCGGCAAGCCGGTGAAGGCCGGTGTACCCGTCGCCGATATCGGCTGCGCGCTGTTTGCCGTCTACGGGCTGCTGTCCGCGTATATCGGCGCGCAGACGACGGGGCAAGGACAGCACATCGACGCGTCGCTGTTCGATTCGGCGATGGCGTTCTCGATCTGGGACATGTCCGATTACTGGGGCACGGGCGTGCCGCCGACGCCGCTCGGCACCAGCAACAAGATGAGCGCGCCCTATCAGGCCGTGAAAGCGCGCGACGGCTACTTCGTGATGGGCGCGACCAACCAGAAGCTGTGGACGAAGCTGTGCGAACTCATCGAGCGTCCCGATCTGCTGAAGCACGCCGATTATGAAACCGTCTCGCTGCGCCTGAAAAACCGTGAGGCGCTGATCGAAACGCTGGAGCAGTCGTTTGCGAAACGCGATTGCGAGGACTGGATCGACACGATGCTCGCGGCAGGCATTCCCGCCGGACCGATCCTCTCGTATCCCGAGGCATTCGGCAGCGAGCACGCGCAGCAGCGCGGCATGTGCATGGAGATCGATCACCCCATCGAAGGCAAGGTGAAGAACATCGGTTTTCCCGTCAAGCTGCTCGGCACGCCGCAACAGGTGCGGCGCCATCCGCCGCTGCTCGGCGAGCACAACGACGAACTTCTTGCCGAGATCAACGGGACAAAGCCATGA
- a CDS encoding FmdB family zinc ribbon protein produces the protein MPTYQYRCESCGEKFEHAEHVAEHATVQLKCPKCGSEKVQHAPAPFVAKTSRKS, from the coding sequence ATGCCGACCTATCAGTATCGTTGCGAAAGCTGTGGTGAAAAGTTCGAACACGCGGAGCACGTCGCAGAGCATGCAACGGTGCAACTGAAATGCCCCAAGTGCGGCAGCGAGAAGGTGCAGCACGCACCGGCGCCATTCGTCGCGAAGACGTCGCGCAAGAGTTGA
- a CDS encoding cytochrome b/b6 domain-containing protein, translating into MGHNTVQPGWVRITHWINAFAVVLMVMSGWQIYDASPIFPVIQFSPSITLGGWLGGALQWHFAVMWLLVANFIVYLACNFASGRFRRKLLPLKPEQVAEDLFAALRGRLKHDDLTHYNALQKLAYLVVIADIVLIVLSGLAVWKSVQFPLLRTLMGGYDNARIVHFVCMSVLVAFFVVHVVMVALVPRSLLLMIRGR; encoded by the coding sequence TTGGGTCACAACACGGTTCAACCGGGGTGGGTGCGCATCACGCACTGGATCAATGCATTCGCAGTCGTACTCATGGTGATGAGCGGCTGGCAGATTTACGATGCATCGCCCATCTTTCCGGTCATTCAGTTTTCTCCTTCGATCACGCTAGGCGGCTGGCTAGGCGGCGCGCTGCAATGGCACTTCGCCGTGATGTGGCTGCTGGTCGCGAACTTCATCGTCTATCTGGCGTGCAACTTTGCGTCGGGTCGCTTTAGGCGCAAGCTGCTGCCACTCAAACCAGAACAGGTTGCAGAGGATCTGTTCGCCGCGTTGCGCGGACGCCTGAAACACGACGATCTCACGCACTACAACGCGCTGCAAAAGCTCGCGTATCTCGTCGTGATCGCCGATATCGTGTTGATCGTGCTGTCGGGACTCGCCGTGTGGAAATCGGTGCAGTTTCCGTTGCTGCGCACGCTGATGGGCGGTTACGACAATGCGCGTATCGTGCACTTCGTTTGCATGAGCGTGCTGGTCGCGTTCTTCGTCGTGCATGTCGTGATGGTGGCGCTGGTGCCGCGTTCGTTGCTGCTGATGATCCGGGGGCGCTGA